The genomic stretch CAAGAATGCAAGAATCCAACAGACACCATCAACAAGACAATTGAAGCCACCACAAAAACAACAAGCGCACGAACAAGCGCACGAATAACCACACAAGCGcaagcacgagcacgagcacaaGCGCAGCTCGATGACGACACAAATGTCCCTTTGCCTTTCTCCGCATGCGTTTCATTACAATTATTTGTCTTCACAGCTTCACGGATATGATTGCAGATTGTAAATGATGATCCGGAAAAAAAAAGGGGAGAGGGGGGgacacgacacgacacgaGCCGGCTCGAGTACGAGTACGTATGAATCCTCTTCCGTCTTGATTACCATCGCCGTTGCGATAGAAGCTGACATAGTGCGGAATTTGGAGGGTGTAAAAGGAGGCAGGGATGCGGGAGGTAGGTAGGGGTGGGAGGCGGGAGGAAGAAAGTGAGGCAGGGAGGGAGGCAGGGAGGTGTAGGTAGTACAACATACAAAAAAACGGGTAGCGTaaaaaaggaaggaaggagtAAAATTCAAATTGTGAATGAGATGGATATCACGTAATcttcgaagaagaagaagaagaagaagaaagaaagaaagaaaaaaaaaaggcggagaaaatcaataaaataaaatccCAACTCCAGATAAAGCATCCAGGTAACATAGTGGAGAGATATCGTATCATGGCATATCATCAAAGCAAAGAAGCAAGCAAACAGggaacgaaaaaaaaagaaaagaaaatcgAGTAAAATATCCACAGCCGAAATCAGGTAAAAAAACAGGTCGAGGCAAATGTGATCAGAGAAGACAATCGAGCACTGGCAAAACGATGTTGTGATGTTGTTATCGTTGTAGTGCAGGTTTGCCCCGCCggtaaaaaaaaaccacctCAGAACAAGCAGACGAAATTGCTCGGGAACACATTCCTTCCCTTCTGCCTACGCGCCTCATCAAGCAGCTCACCACTCCACCACCCATCCTCCGGCGTAGCCGTAACAGCAATAATATCTCCCGCCTGGAAGTCAAACTCCTCATCAATCGTCGCTGTGTAATCATACAACGCTTTCACTAAAGAAAAAAGGTTCAAGGGTAAGCAAAATATAATGATATTGAAAACACAGAATGGACACGCACCATAGAAGAGAACGTTGCTCCCGTCATCCGTAATCTGTGGAGGTGGTTGCGGGGACGGCGATCGTCCAACAGGACTAGGATCACGCGCATATGCAAGCTGGCtaggctgttgctgctgttgctgataCCCTCTCAGTTGTTggggctgctgctgttgctgttgcacAACACGTCCTTGCTGCTGGACTTGCTGGACCGGTTGTTGCTGAGGCGGCGTCTGATTGCCATAATACCCCCTCTGCACACCATTCATACCCATATTGCCATACACCGCCTGTTGTTGtggctgttgctgctgtggTGCACCATAcctctgctgctgctgttgctgaggtGGAACCTGGTATTGCTGAGCCGGCGGCTGGTTATACACCGGCGGCACActctgttgctgctgctgctggacaTAACTAGGCTGCGGCGAGGGCGTCTGGTACGCGGCTtgcggcggtggtggaggggtCATCCCTGCATACCCCTGAACGGGTGCGGCGAGCGGGTTGACATAGCTATTCCTACGCTGCACTGGCTGTTGCTGAATGGGCGATGGCTGCTGTTGCACCGGCGGCGGGGGCGGCTGGTACGTTGGCTGCACTGTCTGAGGTGGAATCACTTGCCTAGGTAtctgatgctgctgctgctgctgctgcagttgttgttgctgctgataCCTCTGTGCCATCTCATCGTGTAGCACCCGCCCGCTTGGATCGAGAGCGATACCAACAGTATTCGGACTCGGCGCGCGCGCAACGCCCGGTCCGGCCTGTGTTGGAGAAGCAAGGCTGTTCCTTCCTGTTATGCCAACGCTGTTATTAGGTGCAGGACTCGGGCCTCTAGAAATAGGTTGTGGACTGTTGCTCCTCGAACCACCATGGGCACCAATACCCGCGTGCCCCAGCTGACTGGGTGGCCTAGCAAGGTTTTGCCCAGCATTGGCAGGAGCCGCAATTGACCCCTGGCTCATAGTATGCGCATGTTCCCTATTAACACTGTTGCTGCGACTAATCGACTTTCTCTCGCCAGGTAATGATTGTTGATAATCAGCCAACACTTCCTGCACAATCTCTGCTCCAACAGGTGTACCAGATTTGGGAAGCATAAAGGCTGCAGTGGGAGCTGCAGGCGAAACTGGCCTCGACGCGGACGGATGGGCGCCAACGACAATTTCAGCCGAGTTTCTATAGTCGCGAGCAGGCGAAGGCGAGCGATTTTGGGACCCGGATCCTCCTGCATGCGCAGAGCTCCCTCCAGGCAACGACAACGATGAGGACGCTGGTCCTACACTACGTGACGAAATCGAAGGCGTAGATGCATGCCCCGGTTTCGGCTCCGCGCCAGTAGAACCCGTCTTTGGCTTGTGTAGGGTGTTTCGCCTGACACTTCCAGATGTTGAGACAGCGTTCTTCAGTTCTTCTAGCTGCTTCATCAATGGGTCGACACCGCCATTCTGCTTCGAAGGAGATGCGGTTGTATTCTGACGTGATGCCGATGAGCCCGAAGCTTGCTGTTGAGGATCATTATTGAGATCGACTTTGTACGCCTGGTTGCCAACCTTGATGTACGTCTCCGCTGTGGGGTCAATAGTCTCGGCGTGTGGATCCTGGAGCACTCTTTGcaattgctgctgctgtgtaAATGGTGGCGATACAGTAGACTGCCTACGAACAGCTTGTTGAGAGGAAGCAGCTGCTGAGTTCGACCCAACACTCGATGTTGCATGATGAGAAGAGTTTCCATTGATATGCGGTTGTTGAGACTGAGAACTAGATCCAGCACCATTACGAGTAGGTTGACGAGAGACTTCAGAGTCTGATATATAAGAATCTGCTCTTCGGGTGCCTCCCCCTCCGGCACCGATGCCAGCTGTATTGATAGATGGCTCGTCATCCGGAGGCATAGAGCTTGATCGTAAAGGAAGTTCACGTGTGGTCGCACGAGCAAAGTTGGCAATCCGGCTAGTAGGACGAGCTGATGACGATGGAATCGCATCCGGAGCCTGATAGTTGACGAAAGCGGGAGGGTCAGGAATTTGGTTGCCTGTACCATAGTCCCGAACGAAGTTTTCCATGTCCTTGTCGGGTTCAACCTGCTCAAGGGCCACTCGTATATGTTCACAAGACTTGGGGAAACGAGTTTGAGTTTGTAATTAGTCAGGACCATTGCAACTCACCTCGTCATCAGCAACACAGACAGTAGAAACAGCGTTTGCATAACCCCAAATGTTGTCCTTCATAAATTCCATTCGTTGCTCCTCGAGATCTTGACAACTGTCGCAAAAGCTTTTCCAATCCTGTTCCCATTTCTGAACGGTATCCTGTAGGGCTTTGGAGAAACTTGCAAATTCCCGTTCGTTAGTTTGAACCGTCTGTTGTGTCCTTTCCAGCTTGAGTTGGATCTTTTCGAGATCTTTTCCTTGGACCAACGATGCCTGCGCAGTAAAAGAATTGATCCTGAGACAATCTTGTTCATACTTTTCGCGTGCTTTGTTGACGTATGACTCTTGTGTCTGCTTCGTCTTGAATTCCTTCTCAATGGTCGTTTGATAGGTTTTCTTGTGATGTAGTTGGCGAGCATGAAAAGCTGCAGCGGGCCCCTCAAGTTCTGTTCGGATTTGTTGAGATAGATTGAGGTGATATCCGGCTTGACGATCCGTTTCGAGACGGACAGTGTCCAGTGAATTGCGGAGCTCCCTGCAGTTTGATCAAAGGACAATTCAGTATTACGATTCAAGATATACATATAAATACGGATATGATAAGCTATCCATATTAGATATCCATGAAATGAATATTGACCGAGGGTGCAGGGAAACACACCGCAGCCACGCGTAGTAGAATAAACACATATGTCGAAGCACAATGTGTGGGGTAACACACGTCGCCTGGCGGTTGTAGATAGGAGAAAAATTCACTGACCCAATTTCATCGCGTCCAAGGGTCATTTTAGCGAGTTTTGCTAATCGTTTTGCGTATTCGTCTTCGATGGCGGCTCTAGAAGCGGCGATGGGTGAGCAGTCGGCGATGAGGTGGGACTGGACGAACTGACCTCTCCTTCCAGAACACTTTAAGCTCCTCCATAGTCCTAGTAGCACCCCTCATTCTCGCGAACAAGACATCGACGCCCCCATCGCCGATACCCCAGAATGAATTGCAGAAATCAAGCGATCGGTTTTGCGAGATGGGAGAGTTAGTACGCGCGAATTTTGATAGGGACGTCGTCGAAGGTTGCCTCCTTGCCGACATAATGGTGAAGGAGGGCGAAAACAGTACAGAAATGAGAAAAGTAAAAGATATAGAAAGAGACGACGAGAGAGATTGAACAAGGGTTCAAGTTGGGCGTTATGTTCTCGAGCGCCAGTTACCCTGCCTGCACGTGCCGATGTTACAACACAGCTTCCGGTTCAACCGCTCAAGCTCCAGTGTCATTCGAATCACTACTTTTTTACCGCCATCTTGCCAGTAATCGACTCCTCTTGTCATTACTTTTGATTTTCGACTTTGGTAAGATgacttctctctctcctccaAGCACAAGTACTAATGAACCGCATTTGTTTTACACATCTGTTCAGTGTTTAATTCACTGTCAGCAGAGTCTCGGCGCTCGAGCTCAGTATAGTCTTTCGTCAggttgatcatgatcatcaaTACCAATGTTGGTGTCACAACAAACCAACAAACCTGCCTGCCAATGTAAATCCAACCTTTTCTTGTATCTGCCCATCCCATGCCCTCACTAGCTGGAAGCTTCCAGCATCGCTTTTGAGCATCGTTCGGTGTTCAAGGTCTATTCCTAGTGTGGGCGGACTTTTGATGGATTCACAAATACACAATTCTCTGTGTTTCTTACCACTTGAACATGGCGTCAATGTCATTCCGCTGTCTCCGGGGCGGAACTGCCTGCATCCGGACGTGCCGACTATCACCAGGTTTAAAAGGCAGCAATCCGAAGTTGAATGCGGCGAAGAACTCAGTTAGCAGTCCTATGAAGCCATATTGTATACCGTCTTGGTGATCTCTCTTGTGCATGATTACTCCGAGTACACGTTCAAAGCGGCCTTGTATGCGCACCTGTGGCAAAATGAACCTCGATTTATGAAGTCAACATTTTGATATCTTGAAACTATGCCAAGTCAGCGTCTTCACCCACTGACAAGCGATCCGACAACCTCCTTATCTGAACACCTTCATACCGAGATGCCCACTTCACTGAAATATCGTTTTCTCTACAATCGCAAAGAAGTTAGGATCTCCAGACCATCGGATTCTTCCAAATTTCGGTAATTAAATAAATCATTATCCTACTGTACAGGGAAGTGACTACACAACTGGTTCGTGTTTATCAGTGACGCTTCAATTGAGATTAAATATATTACAATTGCAGATTATCATAGCCGCGCTTTGAGAAACAATTAAAAAGGGCAAGAAAATCGACAGCAAACACAATATTGCACCGGGCAAATTTATACGTGGGCAGACATCGGAGACCTTCAAGGTAGTGTGGCTGATGATATGTTGGCCAACAGCTTCTCATGCGGGTGGAAATATCCTGATGTTTTCTTTCTCGCGATCAAGCATATCATCTTTGACGGGCGTCTCATGAAAGTACTGATGAGAATTGGAGTGCTGGCACTGATGCTGGCAATGAGTTCTAAAAAGGCGTCAGCAATCAGATCGGCACACCGATTTCTCTGAGACAATGTACTTACAACCCTGCTCTTTGCATATGCTCCGCCAAAAACTGGACTATCTCCATGATATCTTCCTCGCTAAATGGAAATTAACCCAAGTTAGCCACATGCACCAGCAAATATACCGTAAATGGCATTTAAACATACTCGATTAAGTCATCCATTTCACCGGATTCCAGATCATCATCTGCAGCTCGAAGCCCATAACTACTCTGCCAGAGTGTGCCTGCCTTCCTCCATTTGATAATTGTCCAGCACAAGAGTTGAATATTAAGGATAGACTCCACTCCTGACAGTATACCCAGGACAATATCTTTATCTTCCTCTGCGATTCCTTTGACGACCGCTCCGAATTTGAGAGTGAACACCGTCAACCAAAACATAGTGAATCCGAGGGTCCAGCCCACATGCGCGCCTTCGAGCGGGTCCATGTAAAATGTGCTTCTACCGTTGGTGCTCGCATGAGATCTTGAATTAACGAGACTCGATACTAGCAAGGTTGAATGGTAGCAGGCGGTGAAGAACATCAATGCGACAAATATTGGAAGCGACCGGGCTTCCGGAATTGTAAGACCAAGCGAAATGGCCGAGATAATTATGGACAACCAAAGAAAGAACGGCGGGAAGTTCTGTTTTTGAGCCATTTGTTGATCTCGTTCAGAATTTGAGGAAACCATCATCGAGTCTGTGAATCAATCCCCGTTCCCTGCTCTATCTTATACTACCAACGCTCTTGCCTACTTTGGTTTATTGCGCCAATTTCGGTGGAAGTCGCTCTTACAATGGATGGGAATATGCATGGCACAATGAGCGCCTGATACGACTATGAATGATGCCCTGGAAACTATTCCGAAGGCGTGAGTCCCGAGTCACCAACAATGGCAAACCAGATATCGGTGTATTAAGATACTAAACCGAGCTCAAGTACACCAATAGTACACCAATACTTGTATGTGTTGATGCTATGACTTCTTTGGCTTAGCAGAGCATACAGGTTACGTTATTACTACTACACCTATACTAATCATATTCATATTGTCAATGAAAGTTAATATCATTATATTGCCCAACAATCATAACCTCTATCTATCAAAATGTCACGAAAATCCGACTATTTTCGGACTACCAATCTCTCTGAAGCATTATGGAAAATATCACGTATTCACGGGCGCTTAACGACGTTGGATGATAGAAAAGTTCATCATCATTTCCAGGACGACTAGTGGATATCCAGAGTTTTACATATCTACATATAAAGCTTATACCGACGAGGCTTTGAAGCAATGTTGCCAATTTTATGCATGTATAAACAAACACTTCAAGCTAACTGGTTATGAAAGGTAACACGATGGGCAcctaactgtcatgtggctatctaacatgttagctaggttgttgccataatattgtactatgttaattgtcatgtaattgTTATGTTAACTGCAAGTtaactgtcatgttttttgggTCACACTCTACCTTGTCACTCAAGACCCAGTAAGTCTCTGTGAACCGTGAATAGTCTTCAAGTCCCAAAGCTAGCAATCAAAAATGGAGTCTGGCAGTTACATAACCGGTCGACTTGGGGGCAATATGTGATTAAACcctttgtattttattgtCAATAAATCTTGCAATTTAATTGCAATTTGATCAATCAAATCAATTCAGACAAATTACTGTTTTCTTAAGCCAATGCCCCTAGTGTTTAATATTGGCCAGGTGGTGTAGTGTTAATGTATACACTCTACATGTCCTTTCAATTTTCCCCCAAGTCAACCGGATATGCATCTGCTGGACCCCATGGTCTTGAGTGACAAGGCAGAGTGTGActcaaaaaacatgacagttaacataacaattacatgacaattaacatagtacaatattatggcaacaacctagctaacatgttagatagccacatgacagttaggTGCCCATCGTGTAAGTGAGTGTCTAAGCTTATTTTTAGATTACCAACGGACGTGAATAGGCGGTGACGAGTATGGCGCCATATCACGATATCATTGGGGTTTACAAGCGGCATAACGCGTATTATTATCCATATTCTTATATACGGTGAATTGATAGAAGCTACAAGTTCGCAAGAGATTTTTAGCGCTGGTCACTCGAACAAGTAGGTGACTACAAAACGTAACCCAAGTGCATGTCGTATACATAGTTTCCGAGACTAAAGCTTGATACTTGTCTATAGGTACTACTGGGTACCTGAGTGCACAAAGTGATATCTTTAAACATGTTGGTACCTCAGTCATTTTCCTGGGGACATTTATAATATCCTGCCCGGGTCACGATAATCGTATTTTGAGATTGGGCTAATATTGCTATCTACCATACCTTGTTTCTAAAGCACTCGATCCAAACCCTGAAATGATATCAAACCCAAATTCCAAGTATCACACGTTCACAAATATCTCATACTCATATACGGATTGGAACCAGGCTGTTTGAGTCATAGCAGAGTAATAAGCAGGAATTTTCGGAAATAACCCACCATTACTCGCTCCTGTTAAGTACTGCAGGTCATAGCCGAGGCACGGGCGCTAGTTTAAGATATTTACTGCTTGGCATTGCATT from Psilocybe cubensis strain MGC-MH-2018 chromosome 2, whole genome shotgun sequence encodes the following:
- a CDS encoding Septation protein imp2, which gives rise to MSARRQPSTTSLSKFARTNSPISQNRSLDFCNSFWGIGDGGVDVLFARMRGATRTMEELKVFWKERAAIEDEYAKRLAKLAKMTLGRDEIGELRNSLDTVRLETDRQAGYHLNLSQQIRTELEGPAAAFHARQLHHKKTYQTTIEKEFKTKQTQESYVNKAREKYEQDCLRINSFTAQASLVQGKDLEKIQLKLERTQQTVQTNEREFASFSKALQDTVQKWEQDWKSFCDSCQDLEEQRMEFMKDNIWGYANAVSTVCVADDESCEHIRVALEQVEPDKDMENFVRDYGTGNQIPDPPAFVNYQAPDAIPSSSARPTSRIANFARATTRELPLRSSSMPPDDEPSINTAGIGAGGGGTRRADSYISDSEVSRQPTRNGAGSSSQSQQPHINGNSSHHATSSVGSNSAAASSQQAVRRQSTVSPPFTQQQQLQRVLQDPHAETIDPTAETYIKVGNQAYKVDLNNDPQQQASGSSASRQNTTASPSKQNGGVDPLMKQLEELKNAVSTSGSVRRNTLHKPKTGSTGAEPKPGHASTPSISSRSVGPASSSLSLPGGSSAHAGGSGSQNRSPSPARDYRNSAEIVVGAHPSASRPVSPAAPTAAFMLPKSGTPVGAEIVQEVLADYQQSLPGERKSISRSNSVNREHAHTMSQGSIAAPANAGQNLARPPSQLGHAGIGAHGGSRSNSPQPISRGPSPAPNNSVGITGRNSLASPTQAGPGVARAPSPNTVGIALDPSGRVLHDEMAQRYQQQQQLQQQQQQHQIPRQVIPPQTVQPTYQPPPPPVQQQPSPIQQQPVQRRNSYVNPLAAPVQGYAGMTPPPPPQAAYQTPSPQPSYVQQQQQQSVPPVYNQPPAQQYQVPPQQQQQQRYGAPQQQQPQQQAVYGNMGMNGVQRGYYGNQTPPQQQPVQQVQQQGRVVQQQQQQPQQLRGYQQQQQQPSQLAYARDPSPVGRSPSPQPPPQITDDGSNVLFYVKALYDYTATIDEEFDFQAGDIIAVTATPEDGWWSGELLDEARRQKGRNVFPSNFVCLF